In Archangium violaceum, the following are encoded in one genomic region:
- a CDS encoding M23 family metallopeptidase, producing the protein MNTMKKLAATLLFALVALPGVSSAQTMFRFPMSQLGDQCGNGGCTVSAYKDYGGRDYACGGVRYSGHTGTDYALVGGFSKMDYGVWVMNAAAGVIESSVDGYFDRCNYWDQANPYAACGLYTANYIIMRHADGTKTKYWHLMKYTQQFARNTSLACAYWIARAGSSGASTGPHLHFEYWVPNYGIDDPYAGSCGTPYTRWTSQGAYRGLPGIACQ; encoded by the coding sequence ATGAACACGATGAAGAAGCTCGCCGCGACGCTGCTCTTCGCGCTGGTGGCGCTGCCGGGGGTCTCCTCGGCGCAGACGATGTTCCGCTTCCCCATGTCGCAGCTCGGGGACCAGTGTGGCAACGGTGGCTGCACGGTGAGCGCGTACAAGGATTACGGTGGCCGGGACTACGCGTGTGGAGGCGTGCGCTACTCCGGCCACACGGGCACGGACTACGCCCTGGTGGGCGGGTTCAGCAAGATGGACTACGGCGTGTGGGTGATGAACGCCGCCGCGGGCGTCATCGAGTCCTCGGTGGATGGGTACTTCGACCGGTGCAACTACTGGGACCAGGCCAACCCGTACGCCGCCTGCGGCCTCTACACGGCCAACTACATCATCATGCGGCACGCGGATGGCACGAAGACCAAGTACTGGCACCTGATGAAGTACACGCAGCAGTTCGCCCGGAACACGTCCCTTGCCTGCGCGTATTGGATTGCGCGGGCGGGCTCGTCCGGGGCCTCCACGGGGCCGCACCTGCACTTCGAGTACTGGGTGCCGAACTACGGCATCGATGACCCGTACGCGGGCTCGTGCGGTACGCCCTACACGCGGTGGACCTCGCAGGGCGCGTACCGGGGCCTGCCCGGCATCGCCTGCCAGTAG
- a CDS encoding TolB family protein, whose protein sequence is MNPSDLRRVEKARERIVPAVEKEFGPKARFVHLFGQGRNMMVGIIAEIPEQPLATDDVPLLAIAQYDESTGAVRVVDREFKYREARAVGQNVALLDGQGNLRLRESNGRERLLAQKVGGDLFPTAKGDALVATLVGDGEGHETSVGIIDLKGRVKVLADGPGIDATPSISPDGKTVVFVSGRTSVASFFVTTVDGAEPKQLTNIGLESHMLFGGAPEGFVPPPVSSHHMEWVSDDVLRYNAGGGEFWKINVRTGQAAPDVGGEK, encoded by the coding sequence ATGAACCCGTCGGACCTTCGCCGTGTCGAGAAGGCGCGTGAGCGCATCGTCCCCGCCGTCGAGAAGGAGTTCGGACCCAAGGCCCGGTTCGTCCACCTCTTCGGTCAAGGCCGAAACATGATGGTGGGTATCATCGCCGAGATTCCGGAGCAGCCACTGGCGACGGACGACGTGCCGCTGCTGGCCATCGCCCAGTATGACGAGTCGACCGGCGCGGTGCGCGTGGTGGATCGCGAGTTCAAGTACCGTGAGGCGCGTGCGGTGGGGCAGAACGTGGCGCTGCTGGATGGGCAGGGCAACCTGCGCCTGCGCGAGTCCAACGGCCGCGAGCGGCTGCTGGCCCAGAAGGTGGGCGGAGATCTGTTCCCGACGGCGAAGGGTGACGCCCTGGTGGCCACGCTGGTGGGTGACGGCGAGGGACACGAGACGTCCGTGGGCATCATCGATCTGAAAGGCCGCGTGAAGGTGCTGGCGGATGGGCCCGGAATCGACGCGACGCCCAGCATCTCGCCGGATGGCAAGACGGTGGTCTTCGTGTCCGGCCGCACCAGCGTGGCGTCGTTCTTCGTCACGACGGTGGATGGCGCCGAGCCCAAGCAGCTCACCAACATCGGGCTGGAGAGCCACATGCTGTTCGGGGGCGCTCCGGAGGGCTTCGTCCCTCCGCCCGTCTCGAGCCACCACATGGAGTGGGTGAGCGACGACGTGCTCCGCTACAACGCGGGCGGCGGCGAGTTCTGGAAGATCAACGTGCGCACGGGCCAGGCGGCTCCGGATGTGGGAGGTGAGAAGTGA
- a CDS encoding sialidase family protein, translating to MPVCRRLAALLGALVLLSACPTQRDPDEVVVADGEGFPLEFATPPVEGGDPRVLQQVEAMGDSVYLDTVNVFVSFDKRRTWKEINAAALGSIQKWVFVTPTAGLALTGKHGLAYIELDKDIIYYLNGEPAWSAWGYREDGTVFTVRQEVDAGTGQTGDEKARVWLGRRRDFTQDAPWPEVELPSLPFSYRTYRPSVHFGADGAIYVASYFGLQVSRDDGQSWQQVPVLQSEQGSIDWSGVDLFVTRAGTLFARTQNTAFVSRDGGASWVGAPMPGGLANRSSMIKMEEPVPGELHFRDLAYRSTDEGRSYQQDFTLERYGFRQSLGTLFFRGGEYYFHMDLLSNFVGAAPDTALHILNPHQGASVAPTNLRRAFPQGGGRYTGLWNQGVITYTPGDVEWRVEHFFDNTYFLQRLRDGRLALAHHLGLRFSRDEGATWSEPVRMSNTSTNSVTVKALVETPGRLFVSGSDNAGCDRRALLESRDEGASWQPVTAQIIQNPEQSPVSPRYQPEVTTADPSGRLWGFVSDLSGCRAVDSFAASSEDQGRTWQGVKDRVPLAATSRGNLLTIKDDSADEAILFWERSHEEWKPFGAPRMDGATVPNLFVGQPFIHVDAEDFVYFVDGQRVLKSTRPVE from the coding sequence ATGCCCGTCTGCCGTCGTCTCGCCGCCCTGCTGGGGGCGCTCGTCCTCCTGTCCGCCTGTCCCACCCAGAGGGATCCCGATGAGGTGGTCGTCGCGGATGGCGAGGGGTTTCCGCTCGAGTTCGCCACGCCTCCGGTCGAGGGAGGCGATCCGCGGGTGCTCCAGCAGGTGGAGGCGATGGGCGACAGCGTCTACCTGGACACCGTCAACGTGTTCGTCTCGTTCGACAAGCGCCGCACCTGGAAGGAGATCAACGCCGCGGCGCTCGGGTCCATCCAGAAGTGGGTCTTCGTCACGCCGACGGCGGGCCTCGCCCTCACCGGCAAGCACGGCCTGGCCTATATCGAGCTGGACAAGGACATCATCTACTACCTCAACGGCGAGCCGGCCTGGAGCGCGTGGGGGTATCGCGAGGATGGCACCGTGTTCACCGTGCGGCAGGAGGTGGACGCCGGCACGGGCCAGACGGGAGACGAGAAGGCCCGGGTGTGGCTGGGGCGCCGCCGGGACTTCACCCAGGACGCGCCCTGGCCCGAGGTGGAGCTGCCGAGCCTGCCGTTCAGCTACCGCACGTACCGGCCCTCGGTGCACTTTGGCGCGGACGGAGCGATCTACGTGGCCTCGTACTTCGGGCTCCAGGTGTCCCGGGACGACGGCCAGTCCTGGCAGCAGGTGCCGGTGCTGCAGAGCGAGCAGGGCTCGATCGACTGGAGCGGCGTGGACCTGTTCGTGACGCGGGCGGGCACCCTCTTCGCGCGCACGCAGAACACGGCCTTCGTCTCGCGCGACGGAGGGGCGAGCTGGGTGGGCGCACCGATGCCGGGCGGCCTGGCGAACCGGTCCTCGATGATCAAGATGGAGGAGCCCGTCCCCGGCGAGCTGCACTTCCGGGACCTGGCCTACCGCTCCACCGACGAGGGGCGCAGCTACCAGCAGGACTTCACGCTCGAGCGCTACGGGTTCCGGCAATCCCTGGGGACGCTCTTCTTCCGGGGCGGCGAGTACTACTTCCACATGGATCTGCTCAGCAACTTCGTCGGGGCCGCGCCGGACACGGCGCTCCACATCCTGAATCCCCACCAGGGAGCCTCGGTGGCGCCGACGAACCTGCGGCGGGCCTTCCCCCAGGGCGGTGGGCGCTACACGGGGCTCTGGAACCAGGGCGTCATCACCTACACCCCGGGCGACGTCGAGTGGAGGGTGGAGCACTTCTTCGACAACACGTACTTCTTGCAGCGGCTGCGGGATGGGCGGCTGGCGCTCGCGCACCACCTGGGCCTGCGCTTCTCGCGAGACGAGGGCGCCACGTGGAGCGAGCCGGTCCGGATGTCGAACACGAGCACCAACTCGGTCACCGTCAAGGCGCTGGTGGAGACGCCGGGGCGGTTGTTCGTGAGCGGCTCGGACAACGCCGGCTGCGACCGGCGCGCGCTGCTGGAGAGCCGCGACGAGGGCGCGAGCTGGCAGCCGGTCACCGCGCAGATCATCCAGAACCCCGAGCAGTCGCCGGTGAGCCCCCGATACCAGCCGGAGGTGACCACCGCGGACCCGAGCGGTCGGCTGTGGGGCTTCGTATCGGATCTGTCCGGCTGCCGGGCCGTGGACTCCTTCGCCGCGAGCTCGGAGGACCAGGGCCGCACCTGGCAGGGCGTCAAGGACCGCGTGCCGCTGGCCGCGACGAGCCGTGGCAACCTGCTGACCATCAAGGACGACTCGGCGGACGAAGCCATCCTGTTCTGGGAGCGCTCGCACGAGGAGTGGAAGCCCTTCGGGGCGCCGCGAATGGACGGGGCGACGGTCCCCAACCTCTTCGTGGGGCAGCCCTTCATCCACGTCGACGCCGAGGACTTCGTCTACTTCGTGGATGGCCAGCGCGTGTTGAAGTCGACCCGGCCGGTGGAGTGA
- a CDS encoding Crp/Fnr family transcriptional regulator gives MKHKLVDYFRHIAHLSDEEAQAILDSMVVKTYPKGTHLLMAGQVCTEAYFVLQGCVRQYSVVDGEERSHGFFTEDEWVLSVHSMVTQTPADHFLVCAEDTTVVVGTEQREQDLYRRFPRFETISRMAMQKVLAEQQERFASYLTDGPEQRYLKLSKTRPDIFQRIPQYQLASYIGVKPESLSRIRKRIATRGKPATPRRKA, from the coding sequence ATGAAACACAAGCTCGTCGACTACTTCCGCCACATCGCGCATCTGTCGGACGAGGAAGCGCAGGCCATCCTGGACAGCATGGTGGTGAAGACCTATCCGAAGGGGACGCACCTGCTCATGGCGGGCCAGGTCTGCACCGAGGCCTACTTCGTCCTCCAGGGCTGCGTCCGCCAGTACTCCGTCGTCGACGGTGAAGAGCGGAGCCACGGGTTCTTCACCGAGGACGAATGGGTCCTCTCGGTTCACAGTATGGTGACCCAGACTCCGGCGGATCACTTCCTGGTCTGCGCGGAGGACACCACGGTGGTGGTGGGCACCGAGCAACGCGAGCAGGACTTGTATCGACGCTTCCCGCGCTTCGAGACCATCTCCCGGATGGCGATGCAGAAGGTCCTGGCGGAACAGCAGGAGCGGTTCGCCTCCTACCTCACCGATGGTCCGGAGCAGAGGTACCTCAAGCTCTCGAAGACGCGGCCGGACATCTTCCAGCGGATTCCGCAGTACCAGCTGGCCAGCTACATCGGCGTGAAGCCCGAGTCGCTGAGCCGGATCCGAAAGCGCATCGCCACGCGCGGCAAGCCGGCTACGCCGCGACGGAAGGCGTGA
- a CDS encoding DUF4386 domain-containing protein, whose amino-acid sequence MNTTRLHSRVLGILFLLPFFAYGIGTALITSVLKDPEHLAAVAGQRTPFVWGALLLLLNSITVVGIGVLFFPILRERSSGIAVAYVCTRVMEALLLIVGVVFLLSILQLGESAQGQTTPERVTLFNLLSKGNFWAYQLAMIILGAGSVAFCLSLYRSRLLPSLLPLVGAVGYGFLALGSVLELFGLPWGILFSAPGGLFEVFLGGWLIAKGFRTVTPSVAA is encoded by the coding sequence ATGAACACCACCCGCCTTCACTCCCGCGTCCTGGGGATTCTCTTTCTCCTGCCGTTCTTCGCCTACGGCATCGGCACCGCGCTCATCACCTCCGTCCTGAAGGATCCGGAACACCTGGCCGCGGTGGCCGGTCAGAGGACGCCGTTCGTCTGGGGCGCGCTGCTGCTCCTGTTGAACTCCATCACCGTCGTCGGGATTGGCGTGCTGTTCTTTCCGATCCTCCGCGAGCGGAGCTCGGGCATCGCCGTCGCGTACGTCTGCACGCGGGTGATGGAGGCGCTGCTCCTCATCGTCGGGGTGGTGTTCCTTCTGTCCATCCTGCAGCTCGGAGAATCCGCGCAAGGGCAGACGACGCCGGAGCGGGTGACCCTGTTCAATCTTCTCTCGAAGGGAAACTTCTGGGCATACCAGCTCGCGATGATCATCCTGGGGGCCGGCAGCGTGGCGTTCTGCTTGTCGCTGTACCGGTCCCGGCTTCTGCCCTCGTTGCTCCCGCTGGTGGGCGCGGTGGGCTACGGGTTTCTGGCGCTGGGGTCCGTGCTCGAGCTCTTCGGGCTGCCGTGGGGCATCCTCTTCTCCGCGCCCGGGGGCCTGTTCGAGGTGTTCCTCGGCGGCTGGCTCATCGCCAAGGGGTTCCGGACGGTCACGCCTTCCGTCGCGGCGTAG
- a CDS encoding methyltransferase: MDQTPPPNLSQQLLEHISSYWISQVIGVVARLRLADLLASGPLSSEALAPRVGAHPEGLYRLMRAGVVAGLFTQVPPRTFTLTPLGACLRSEVPGSMRDMAIMQTAPGHWLPWGDLVTAVRTGHSPVRQVLGTDLWEHYQKNPEEAAHFDRAMGSFSSFVAAEVARLHDFSPYARVADVGGSQGVLLATVLRAHPSCRGILFDLPHVIDGARAHVEAEGLGQRMDLVAGSFFEPVIPTAEAYLLKHILHDWDDASSTSILRQIHRAAPPGARLLVVEMVMPDGEPSRTALIDLNMFVVSDGRERTAREYEVLLASTGWALEGITPSPSGVSLIEARKR, from the coding sequence ATGGACCAGACACCTCCGCCGAATCTCTCGCAGCAGCTCCTGGAGCACATCTCCAGCTACTGGATCTCCCAGGTCATCGGTGTGGTCGCGCGACTTCGCCTCGCGGACCTGCTCGCAAGCGGTCCTCTCTCGAGCGAGGCGCTGGCGCCGCGGGTCGGAGCCCACCCGGAGGGGCTGTATCGCCTGATGCGCGCGGGGGTGGTCGCGGGCCTCTTCACGCAGGTGCCTCCCCGCACATTCACGCTCACCCCGCTGGGGGCCTGCCTCCGTTCGGAGGTGCCCGGGTCGATGCGCGACATGGCCATCATGCAGACCGCCCCCGGCCATTGGCTGCCCTGGGGAGACCTCGTCACCGCCGTGCGGACGGGTCACTCCCCGGTCCGCCAGGTGCTGGGGACCGACCTCTGGGAGCACTACCAGAAGAACCCGGAGGAGGCCGCGCACTTCGACCGTGCGATGGGCAGCTTCTCCAGCTTCGTCGCCGCGGAAGTGGCACGCCTCCACGACTTCTCACCCTATGCCCGCGTGGCCGATGTGGGGGGGAGCCAGGGCGTGTTGCTCGCCACCGTGCTCCGTGCCCACCCCTCCTGCCGAGGCATCCTCTTCGATCTACCGCACGTCATCGACGGAGCCCGGGCCCATGTGGAGGCGGAGGGGTTGGGCCAGAGGATGGACCTGGTGGCGGGGAGCTTCTTCGAGCCCGTCATCCCCACCGCGGAGGCCTACCTCCTCAAGCACATCCTTCATGACTGGGACGACGCCTCGTCCACCTCCATCCTCCGGCAGATTCATCGCGCCGCACCGCCGGGAGCCCGGCTGCTCGTGGTGGAGATGGTGATGCCGGACGGGGAGCCTTCGCGCACGGCCCTCATCGACCTCAACATGTTCGTGGTCTCGGATGGACGCGAGCGCACGGCCCGCGAGTACGAGGTGCTGCTCGCCAGCACCGGCTGGGCGCTGGAGGGCATCACTCCCTCCCCGAGCGGCGTGAGCCTCATCGAGGCGCGCAAGCGCTGA
- a CDS encoding sensor histidine kinase codes for MEDSSSNYLSLLCAGSGNDQPSRQATHPRSQEALADFVDSAALGLHWVAPNGTILWANQADYEPLGYTADEYIGHNITAFHADAEVISDILQRLTRGERLLEYPARLRCKDGSVREVSISSSVRFDETGKFLHTRCFTRDVTEHARVARALRASEERFRMLLAGVKDFAIFMLDAGGRVETWNQGAERLYGHTMEELVGQHVSTLYTPEDLRAGRVDEELAATSHHGRYESECERVRKDGSRFWAHVVTTALRDEEGRLRGFAKVTRDVTEKRKAEEEKERLLRELKAAVAARDEFLSIASHELKTPLTSVKLNLHALEHRAEKTVEQTEGAGSRRLVRIHGQIDRLAKLVNSLLDVSRITANRLDFHLEEVELGEVLQDVLGQFKEELDRAGCALHLRTDAGVVGRWDRLRVDQIISNLLSNAIKYGPGKPVEVDLQRLGKSARLVVRDHGIGISERDQERIFDRFERAVSIQHYGGFGLGLWISRQIAEGLGGSITVHSQPGLGSTFVVELPLSGLPGGD; via the coding sequence ATGGAAGATTCGTCCTCCAATTACCTGTCTCTCCTTTGTGCGGGCAGCGGTAACGACCAGCCCTCTCGCCAAGCCACGCATCCCCGCTCGCAGGAGGCCCTGGCGGACTTCGTCGACTCGGCGGCCCTGGGCCTGCATTGGGTCGCGCCCAATGGAACCATCCTGTGGGCGAACCAGGCGGACTACGAGCCGCTCGGCTACACGGCCGACGAGTACATCGGCCACAACATCACCGCCTTCCACGCGGACGCCGAGGTCATCTCGGACATCCTCCAACGGCTCACGCGGGGGGAGCGGCTCCTGGAGTACCCGGCGAGGCTGCGGTGCAAGGACGGCTCGGTGCGCGAGGTCTCCATCTCCTCGAGCGTCCGCTTCGACGAGACGGGGAAGTTCCTCCACACCCGGTGCTTCACGCGGGACGTGACCGAGCACGCCCGGGTCGCACGCGCGCTGCGTGCGAGCGAGGAGCGCTTCCGGATGCTGCTGGCGGGGGTGAAGGACTTCGCCATCTTCATGCTCGATGCGGGTGGCCGCGTGGAGACGTGGAACCAGGGCGCCGAGCGGCTCTACGGCCATACGATGGAGGAGCTCGTCGGGCAGCACGTCTCGACGCTCTACACGCCCGAGGACCTTCGGGCGGGCCGAGTGGACGAAGAGCTCGCGGCGACCAGCCATCACGGCCGGTACGAGTCCGAGTGCGAGCGCGTGCGCAAGGATGGGAGCCGCTTCTGGGCGCATGTCGTCACCACAGCGCTCCGGGACGAGGAGGGACGGCTGCGGGGCTTCGCCAAGGTGACGCGGGACGTGACGGAAAAGCGGAAGGCGGAGGAGGAGAAGGAGCGGCTGCTGCGCGAGCTCAAGGCGGCCGTCGCGGCCCGCGACGAGTTCCTGTCCATTGCCTCGCACGAGCTCAAGACCCCGCTCACCTCGGTGAAGCTGAACCTGCACGCCCTGGAGCACCGCGCGGAAAAGACGGTCGAGCAGACAGAGGGCGCGGGGAGCCGCAGGCTCGTGCGCATCCACGGGCAGATCGACCGGCTGGCGAAGCTCGTCAACAGCCTGCTGGATGTGTCCCGAATCACCGCCAACCGGCTCGACTTCCATCTGGAGGAAGTGGAACTCGGAGAAGTGCTCCAGGATGTGCTGGGGCAGTTCAAGGAGGAGCTGGACCGGGCGGGATGCGCGCTGCACCTGAGAACCGACGCGGGCGTCGTCGGCCGGTGGGACCGGCTCCGGGTGGATCAGATCATCAGCAACCTGCTCTCCAATGCCATCAAGTACGGGCCGGGCAAGCCCGTCGAGGTGGATCTGCAGCGGTTGGGCAAGAGCGCGCGCCTCGTCGTTCGGGACCATGGCATCGGCATCTCGGAGCGGGACCAGGAGCGCATCTTCGATCGATTCGAGCGGGCGGTGTCGATCCAGCACTATGGAGGCTTTGGCCTCGGGCTGTGGATCAGTCGGCAGATCGCCGAGGGCCTGGGAGGCAGCATCACCGTTCACAGCCAACCGGGGCTGGGCTCGACCTTCGTCGTCGAGCTCCCCTTGAGTGGGCTACCGGGCGGAGATTGA
- a CDS encoding alpha/beta fold hydrolase, with protein MNTTSLHITRWGDSGPRVVMIHGSAQGSAVGGDRHFSAQARLAERGWRVIVPDRPGHGRSPAPGRPDDAEADGAWVAELLEDGAHLVGHSFGGCVAVAAAAKRPSAVRSLTLIEPGMQMIAMRDSRVRRQVLSLLLAKVLPGSAATRAARFGKLMRIPPDIRGGTSPEELERMGRGLAQLRLPAKEMLQRQLGDIQRERIPLWVVTGGWNPGIEATADAVAALGGGRRHVIASPHHFPQLVSDEFNELLVTFMKESDARHTY; from the coding sequence TTGAACACGACCTCCCTCCACATCACCCGGTGGGGCGACTCCGGCCCTCGGGTGGTCATGATCCATGGGAGCGCGCAGGGCAGCGCGGTGGGCGGCGACCGCCACTTCTCCGCTCAAGCGCGGCTGGCGGAGCGAGGCTGGCGGGTGATTGTCCCGGATCGGCCCGGACACGGCCGCAGTCCGGCGCCTGGCCGCCCCGATGACGCCGAGGCGGATGGTGCGTGGGTCGCCGAGCTGCTCGAGGACGGCGCGCACCTGGTGGGCCATTCCTTCGGCGGCTGTGTCGCCGTGGCGGCCGCCGCGAAGCGTCCCTCGGCGGTTCGCTCCCTGACGCTCATCGAGCCCGGCATGCAGATGATCGCCATGCGGGATTCGCGCGTGAGGCGACAGGTCCTGAGCCTCCTGCTGGCCAAGGTCCTCCCGGGTTCCGCCGCCACGCGCGCGGCTCGGTTCGGCAAGCTGATGCGGATCCCCCCCGACATCCGAGGCGGTACCTCGCCCGAGGAGCTGGAGCGGATGGGTCGGGGCCTCGCCCAGCTCCGGCTCCCCGCCAAGGAGATGCTCCAGCGGCAACTCGGCGACATCCAACGTGAGCGCATTCCCCTGTGGGTCGTGACGGGCGGTTGGAACCCCGGCATCGAGGCCACGGCGGACGCCGTCGCGGCGCTCGGCGGCGGTCGACGGCACGTCATCGCCTCGCCCCACCACTTCCCTCAGCTGGTCTCCGACGAGTTCAATGAGCTCCTCGTGACCTTCATGAAAGAGAGCGACGCGCGCCACACCTATTAG